The following proteins come from a genomic window of Melospiza georgiana isolate bMelGeo1 chromosome 3, bMelGeo1.pri, whole genome shotgun sequence:
- the TJAP1 gene encoding tight junction-associated protein 1 isoform X1, producing MSSTAPSKKPYRKAPPQHREIRHEVPIIRDDRDGVILAEQSQEPLTDAERMKLLQHENEELRRRLTYVTNKMEAMERELESGQDYLEMELGQNREELEKFKDKFRRLQNSYTASQRTNQDLEEKLHALASLSQSWIFAIKKAEMDRKTLDWEIVELTNKLLDAKTTINKLEELNERYRQDCNLAVQLLKCNKSHFRNHKFADLPYELQDMVNKHLHSAQESAGPGQEAAHTLAPSDVVPTSVIARVLEKPESLVLNSAKSSSGSCPMAEDVFVHVDMSGALPDACNSAGQVGKEGGDAGKQQNGGCKPQSSVESVPEEVPAFEKLSPYPTPSPPHPMYPGRKVIEFSEDKVRIPKNSPLPNCTYATRQAISLSLVQSEDESCDRHRTLPNSPASEGHRSASSCSCQQSPKAARAHGSSQSSPFSSPPQIPSAFASSASSEEDLLANWQRMFVDKAPPTSERVLMNRTAFSRDTAPELQKRFSRSMQELGRAASAYSDGEESAQSCSWTVSRDSSVDTDSTESRARRSHFSSDYGTDFSQDEAQKLLLESGGGTAEPESPSPEKHKDYVDLGLPESPAEEREMLLQGNKESSQGGVQEEGGEGRVKPPFSRPHRSPKRMGVHHLHRKDSLTQAQEQGNLLS from the exons ATGTCGAGCACGGCCCCGTCAAAGAAGCCTTACCGCAAGGCGCCCCCGCAGCACCGCGAAATCCGGCATGAGGTGCCCATCATTCGCGACGACCGGGATGGAGTGATCTTGGCTGAGCAGAGTCAG GAACCCCTGACGGATGCAGAAAGGATGAA GCTACTGCAGCATGAGAATGAGGAGCTTCGCCGCCGGCTGACATACGTGACTAACAAAATGGAGGCAATGGagagggagctggagtcagGTCAGGACTACCTGGAGATGGAACTGGGCCAGAACCgtgaggagctggagaagtTCAAGGACAAATTCCGTAG GTTGCAGAACAGCTACACTGCTTCCCAGAGAACCAACCAAGACCTGGAGGAGAAGCTGCATGCCCTG GCCTCTCTCAGCCAAAGCTGGATTTTTGCA attaaaaaggcagaaatggaCCGCAAGACGCTGGACTGGGAGATTGTAGAGCTCACTAATAAATTGCTTGATGCCAAAACCACCATCAATAAGCTGGAGGAACTCAAT GAACGCTATCGACAGGACTGTAACCTTGCAGTACAGCTGCTCAAGTGTAACAAGTCGCACTTCAGGAACCACAAGTTTGCTGAT CTTCCCTATGAGCTGCAGGACATGGTGAATAAGCATTTGCACAGCGCACAGGAGTCTGCAGGCCCTGGCCAAGAGGCAGCCCACACCTTGGCTCCATCTGATGTTGTGCCCACCTCAGTCATCGCCAGAGTCTTGGAGAAACCAGAATCTCTGGTTCTGAATTCAGCCAAGTCTAGCAGTGGCAGCTGTCCCATGGCTGAGGATGTCTTTGTGCATGTGGACATGAGTGGAGCCCTTCCTGATGCCTGCAACAGTGCAGGGcaggtggggaaggagggaggagatgCAGGGAAACAGCAGAATGGTGGCTGCAAGCCACAGAGTAGTGTGGAAAGTGTGCCTGAGGAGGTGCCTGCCTTTGAGAAGCTAAGCCCATACCCTACTCCCTCACCTCCCCATCCTATGTACCCAGGGCGCAAAGTGATCGAGTTCTCTGAGGACAAGGTAAGGATCCCAAAGAACAGCCCCCTGCCCAACTGTACGTATGCTACACGCCAGGCCATCTCCCTCAGCCTGGTGCAGAGCGAAGATGAGAGCTGCGACAGGCATCGGACACTCCCCAACAGCCCCGCTTCCGAAGGGCACCGTTCAGCCTCCAGCTGTTCCTGCCAGCAGTCCCCCAAAGCGGCCAGGGCTCACGgctcttcccagagcagcccgTTCAGcagccctccccaaatcccGAGCGCCtttgccagctctgccagctctgaggAGGACCTGCTGGCTAACTGGCAGCGAATGTTTGTGGATAAGGCACCCCCCACCTCGGAGCGAGTGCTGATGAACCGCACGGCTTTCAGCCGTGACACGGCCCCCGAGCTCCAGAAGAGGTTCAGCCGCTCCATGCAGGAGCTGGGTAGGGCAGCCTCAGCTTACTCGGATGGTGAGGagtctgcacagagctgcagctggaccGTGAGCCGCGACTCGAGCGTGGACACAGACAGCACCGAGTCCAGAGCCCGCAGGAGCCATTTCTCCTCAGACTATGGTACAGATTTCTCCCAGGATGAAGCCCAGAAGCTGTTGCTTGAAAGTGGTGGAGGCACTGCTGAGCCTGAAAGCCCCTCACCAGAGAAGCACAAGGACTATGTAGACCTTGGCTTGCCTgagagcccagctgaggagagagAAATGCTGCTCCAGGGAAACAAGGAGAGCAGCCAAGGAGGTGTCCAAGAGGAAGGCGGAGAAGGCAGGGTCAAGCCTCCTTTCAGTCGGCCGCACCGCAGCCCCAAGAGGATGGGAGTGCACCACTTACATCGCAAAGACAGTCTGACACAAGCCCAGGAACAGGGCAACCTTCtcagctga
- the TJAP1 gene encoding tight junction-associated protein 1 isoform X2 — translation MSSTAPSKKPYRKAPPQHREIRHEVPIIRDDRDGVILAEQSQEPLTDAERMKLLQHENEELRRRLTYVTNKMEAMERELESGQDYLEMELGQNREELEKFKDKFRRLQNSYTASQRTNQDLEEKLHALIKKAEMDRKTLDWEIVELTNKLLDAKTTINKLEELNERYRQDCNLAVQLLKCNKSHFRNHKFADLPYELQDMVNKHLHSAQESAGPGQEAAHTLAPSDVVPTSVIARVLEKPESLVLNSAKSSSGSCPMAEDVFVHVDMSGALPDACNSAGQVGKEGGDAGKQQNGGCKPQSSVESVPEEVPAFEKLSPYPTPSPPHPMYPGRKVIEFSEDKVRIPKNSPLPNCTYATRQAISLSLVQSEDESCDRHRTLPNSPASEGHRSASSCSCQQSPKAARAHGSSQSSPFSSPPQIPSAFASSASSEEDLLANWQRMFVDKAPPTSERVLMNRTAFSRDTAPELQKRFSRSMQELGRAASAYSDGEESAQSCSWTVSRDSSVDTDSTESRARRSHFSSDYGTDFSQDEAQKLLLESGGGTAEPESPSPEKHKDYVDLGLPESPAEEREMLLQGNKESSQGGVQEEGGEGRVKPPFSRPHRSPKRMGVHHLHRKDSLTQAQEQGNLLS, via the exons ATGTCGAGCACGGCCCCGTCAAAGAAGCCTTACCGCAAGGCGCCCCCGCAGCACCGCGAAATCCGGCATGAGGTGCCCATCATTCGCGACGACCGGGATGGAGTGATCTTGGCTGAGCAGAGTCAG GAACCCCTGACGGATGCAGAAAGGATGAA GCTACTGCAGCATGAGAATGAGGAGCTTCGCCGCCGGCTGACATACGTGACTAACAAAATGGAGGCAATGGagagggagctggagtcagGTCAGGACTACCTGGAGATGGAACTGGGCCAGAACCgtgaggagctggagaagtTCAAGGACAAATTCCGTAG GTTGCAGAACAGCTACACTGCTTCCCAGAGAACCAACCAAGACCTGGAGGAGAAGCTGCATGCCCTG attaaaaaggcagaaatggaCCGCAAGACGCTGGACTGGGAGATTGTAGAGCTCACTAATAAATTGCTTGATGCCAAAACCACCATCAATAAGCTGGAGGAACTCAAT GAACGCTATCGACAGGACTGTAACCTTGCAGTACAGCTGCTCAAGTGTAACAAGTCGCACTTCAGGAACCACAAGTTTGCTGAT CTTCCCTATGAGCTGCAGGACATGGTGAATAAGCATTTGCACAGCGCACAGGAGTCTGCAGGCCCTGGCCAAGAGGCAGCCCACACCTTGGCTCCATCTGATGTTGTGCCCACCTCAGTCATCGCCAGAGTCTTGGAGAAACCAGAATCTCTGGTTCTGAATTCAGCCAAGTCTAGCAGTGGCAGCTGTCCCATGGCTGAGGATGTCTTTGTGCATGTGGACATGAGTGGAGCCCTTCCTGATGCCTGCAACAGTGCAGGGcaggtggggaaggagggaggagatgCAGGGAAACAGCAGAATGGTGGCTGCAAGCCACAGAGTAGTGTGGAAAGTGTGCCTGAGGAGGTGCCTGCCTTTGAGAAGCTAAGCCCATACCCTACTCCCTCACCTCCCCATCCTATGTACCCAGGGCGCAAAGTGATCGAGTTCTCTGAGGACAAGGTAAGGATCCCAAAGAACAGCCCCCTGCCCAACTGTACGTATGCTACACGCCAGGCCATCTCCCTCAGCCTGGTGCAGAGCGAAGATGAGAGCTGCGACAGGCATCGGACACTCCCCAACAGCCCCGCTTCCGAAGGGCACCGTTCAGCCTCCAGCTGTTCCTGCCAGCAGTCCCCCAAAGCGGCCAGGGCTCACGgctcttcccagagcagcccgTTCAGcagccctccccaaatcccGAGCGCCtttgccagctctgccagctctgaggAGGACCTGCTGGCTAACTGGCAGCGAATGTTTGTGGATAAGGCACCCCCCACCTCGGAGCGAGTGCTGATGAACCGCACGGCTTTCAGCCGTGACACGGCCCCCGAGCTCCAGAAGAGGTTCAGCCGCTCCATGCAGGAGCTGGGTAGGGCAGCCTCAGCTTACTCGGATGGTGAGGagtctgcacagagctgcagctggaccGTGAGCCGCGACTCGAGCGTGGACACAGACAGCACCGAGTCCAGAGCCCGCAGGAGCCATTTCTCCTCAGACTATGGTACAGATTTCTCCCAGGATGAAGCCCAGAAGCTGTTGCTTGAAAGTGGTGGAGGCACTGCTGAGCCTGAAAGCCCCTCACCAGAGAAGCACAAGGACTATGTAGACCTTGGCTTGCCTgagagcccagctgaggagagagAAATGCTGCTCCAGGGAAACAAGGAGAGCAGCCAAGGAGGTGTCCAAGAGGAAGGCGGAGAAGGCAGGGTCAAGCCTCCTTTCAGTCGGCCGCACCGCAGCCCCAAGAGGATGGGAGTGCACCACTTACATCGCAAAGACAGTCTGACACAAGCCCAGGAACAGGGCAACCTTCtcagctga